The Ostrea edulis chromosome 1, xbOstEdul1.1, whole genome shotgun sequence genomic sequence AAATGATTGCTACGACAACGAATGTTGCGTTTCTGACGTCCAGCCAAtcggaaaacgacaaattaggCACAACAATGGACACTGTGTTCCTATGGGACGTATTGGGGATGgtacatataatttcttttctaTAATGTATTATGATTACTGACTTTCGTTTTAGTTCATTTAATGACTCCAAAAAACACAATATCAACTTTGGTCTATGTCCTGTTGGATTAATCAAAATCAACTAAAGGAAAATTCTGTATGATATAATGTATTATATTCGAATTTCATTTCAGTAATTGTCTTGTTTGTATCTTTAAATGACCTTGCATGTTTGCAATAATATTGATTACCAGACTTTTGATCCGCACCCACAATCTGCACAGGATGTATGGTTAAGTTCGGCAACACGACATCCAGACCAAGTCACATGGTACTTGCCTGTCCCTGTACTCCAGGATTGTATTGTCACGGTGATCACAGATACGAAGTACCCTTGGGAGAAATAGGTAACATATTTCACAGTCGTCTGTAGCATAGCGATACATCGAAACTGATATTGCTTTATCCGTTGATTGTCTGCCGGTCCGTCACACTTCAGAGAACCTTGTATTCACGGTGTGTGTAAACAAAGTTCATTTTATGGAAATGACGCGAacgtattgtgacgtcacaaaaaTCTGTTTACCTTCACGTACAGTTTATGGAAAATACACGAGAAATTTCCGAAGAGATGGATATGATTATAGAAAAATAATATTATTTGAGGTTTGAGGGAAATATGAAGTTTTATTCTCTCTTAGACATACCTGTTTAGATCTATCAGATAACACCATGTAAAGGATTAATGATTGTATTGAGACAAagataacaagaggtactgtgaacaatgctcactaagaatacaccccgcttaccccaatctcccaaagggtgttgttaataagtataaattacctctttcctgagtgtaaaaatatggtatgcctttgtagaaggaaatggaagatatagtccgaacacaaatccatggtataaacctataattttgaccttgagatcaaaggtcaaggtcataaacgtacatgacacatagtctcatggtgatacacccatgtcttatggtatgactatgtcaaaaccttataaacaattttgaccttgaggtcaaagttcaaggacatatagaggtcatgaaagtacccgacacatcgcctcatggtgatacactcatgggtcaaatatggtatgcctatgtcaaagaacaaagaagccATGAtgctgacacgaatccattgtaaaaacctttaattttgacattgaggtcaaggtcatatggaggtcatgaaggtacccgacacatcgtctcatggtgatacacacatgtgtcaaatatggtatgcctatgtcaaagaacaaagaagctATGAtactgacacgaatccattgtaaaaaactttcattttgaccttgaggtcaaagtcatatggaggtcatgaaggtaaccgacacatcgtcttatggtgatacactcatgtgttaaatatggtatgcctatgtaaaagaacaaagaagttatggcgcggacacgaatccattgtaaaaaaaaaacctgggatcaaggtcatatggaggtcatgaaggtacttgacacatcgtctcgtGGTGATCCatctgtgtgccaaatatggtaagcctatgtcaaagaacaaagcaGTTATGgaccggacacgaatccattgttaaaaaaaccctttaaatttgaccttgaggtcaaggtcatatagaggtcatgaaggtacttgacacatcgtcttatggtgatccacctgtgagccaaatatggtatgcctatgtcaaagaataaagaagttatggcccggacacgatctgcacagacagacggacagacagagtgattcctatataccccctgaacttcgttcggggagTATAACAATACTCGTGTTGCagtaatttgtacatgtattacactgGTCGTATATAGTGAGAGACCCTCTTTAAAGTTTCTTTCCGAAAAAACTGAATTTAAAGTAAAATGTTCCTCTCAAAAAGCTCTTGAATAGAAATTTTTCCACGTAAATTCCATTTCAGAGTCCGTTTTTGGGAGGAAAAATTCTGATCTAGTTTACAGTTAAAGACTTCAATCTCCCCTCTGTCTGTCTGCctgtctatctatctctctctctctctctctctctctctctctctctctctctctattatCTATCTCTATCTATAAAGCACTGATATGACCACCAACACAAAGTATTCGATAAATCCTAGGGATAACCCGTCCCTTCCTCATGCCAAACGaaaaagttatatacatgtatatatacatgttacataCATACACTGTTCTGTGGATACTTAGTACAAAATCAGaccataatttgtttttgcATATTTCATACCGGATATAAAAATTCACTTCCTTTGGTATAAATTAAGCACATGTTCAACATAGATTCAAATATAACGTAGGTTTTGTCAAACACAGGGGTCTACTCTGGGACAGACAGATTGGGAAGTTAGGTTCTAGGTAGAATTTGACTCTAGATGTAGAGCATATTGGGAGGAAAACATCCTACACTAAGGGACAGGTACTGATAAAGTTATGCGTTTATTTGCAGGTCACTGTTCCACTCCCTGAGCTGTGTATCTACTTCCATTAAAACTGGAACGAGTGAAAGACCCATTAAACATACTTATCGTCTTCGTAAAACTGACCCTAATGCCAGTTAGACTGGACCGAGTTCCATactttttgatatttattaATATCATTCCACACTACAAATATTTTCCGTTTATCATATAAAAGATTTATACCGCCCCATTTCCAGTTCTGGAGGTTGAGAAAATACAGTACGATATGTATGACCTGGAGAAAGGAAGGGAGTTAGAACAACCTCTGGGCAGAGTCTAGAACATAACCCAGTCAGAGTTCTCGGAAAAAAATATCcgtttcaattttaaactttgAAACTTTTATTTCACTTTTTGGCCTCACATGAGGCATAAAAGCACAAACATAAAAAACAGTAACAGACAGGCAATGGATGAGTAAAAAGTAACATACGTACAGTACAATTGTCAGGCTGCTAGTGGAAGGATTATCATTTTTTGAATATTGACATTACAATTCTACAAAATTTGGCCAAAAATGAATCTGTCATCACTATTAAATAAATTTGCAAGACTAATAGCATTTTTAACTTTGTAAATATTTGCaggtaaaacatttttctttcattattgACAAATTCATAGTTAAATGTTAAGTGCAGATCAGTACGGTAAGTTTATTTGTTGACCTGGGAATTCAAATTGATTAGATTCTATACCACCGACCACTTCAGGGTAATAACCAGTCACATCTGATAGGAAAAATCTGTACAGTTTTCAACTTATTACCTCTTGAGAATGCATTAAGGTACATTGCGACCGATCAAATACGACATGGGGTTCAGCTTTGATAATTCGCCGTTCGTTTAATGTGTTGCATAACTACTACATTGTAGTTTTAGAAACAAAAATGAAGGTAACATTCATTGAAtttggatttttcaaaaatcctcTTGCATGTTACATGTGCAGTGTACCGTGGCCTATTACAGATAAAATCCCCCTGGAACCCACATCTTTTAACATATACACCGTGAAATTTCTGAGCGTTTGATAGAAACCAAATACAATGAACTTGTACACAGTCTTGAATGACCAATTAATGTTGCCCttgaaaatcaatagaaacGTACTAACAGTTAATTTGTTATTAACTCTGACATGTATATAgcgttaactgtcagttaaagtaAACTAATTTTTGTGCAACTTGGTCAGTTATGCGATTTAACATTCCTCAGAGTTGGATTTAGTATCGTAAACGGTACATATACGCCTGTGTGAAGGTAATAGGCTTATAGCGTGTTTTTTATTATCAAGCATGGCGAAAGTGCcaggagttgtagaactttacttaaGGTAGAATCCGCCATCATCAATCTGTGACATATCAGCCGTCATCAAGCTGTGTCACAGTAGACATATCAGTCGTCATCAAGCTGTAATATATCAGCCGTCATCAAACTGTGTCACGGTAGACATATCAGTCGTCATCAAGCTGTAATATATCAGCCGTCATCAAGCTGTAATATATCAGCCGTCATCAAACTGTGTCACGGTAGACATATCAGTCGTCATCAAGCTGTAATATATCAGCCGTCATCAAACTGTAATATATCAGCCGTCATCAAGCTGTGTCACGGTAGACATATCAGTCGTCATCAAGCTGTGACATATCAGCCGTCATCAAGTTGTGTCACGGTAGACATATCAGCCGTCATCAAGCTGTGTCACGGTAGACATATCAGTCGTCATCAAGCTGTGTCACGGTAGATATGTCAGCCGTCATCAAGCTGTAATATATCAGTCGTCATCAAGCTGTGTCACGGTAGACATATCAGCCGTCATCAAGCTGTGTCACGGTAGATATGTCAGCCGTCATCAAGCTGTAATATATCAGCCGTCACCAAGCTGTGTCACGGTAGACATATCAGTCGTCATCAAGCTGTGTCATATCAGCCGTCATCAAGCTATGTCACGGTAGACATATCAGTCGTCATCAAGCTGTAATATATCAGTCGTCACCAATCTGTGACATATCAGCCGTCATCAAGTTGTGTCATGGTAGACATATCAGTAGTCATCAAGCTGTGTCACGGTAGACATATCAGCCGTCATCAAGCTGTGTCACAGTAGACATATCAGCCGTCATCAAGCTGTGTCACAGTAGACATATCAGTCGTCATCAAGCTGTAATATATCAGCCGTCATCAAGCTGTGTCACGGTAGAcatatcagccatcatcaagctGTAATATATCAGTCATCATCAAGCTGTAATATATCAGCCGTCATCAAGCTGTGTCACGGTAGACATATCAGCCGTCATCAAGCTGTGTCACAGTAGACATATCAGTAGTCATCAAGCTGTAATATATCAGTCATCATCAAGCTGTAATATATCAGCCGTCACCAAGCTGTGTCACGGTAGACATATCAGCCGTCATCAAGCTGTGTCACGGTAGACATATCATCCGTCATCAAGCTGTGTCACGGTAGACATATCAGCCGTCATCAAGATGTGTCACGGTAGACATATCAGCCGTCATCAATCTGTGTCACAGTAGACATATCAGCCGTCATCAATCTGTGTCACAGTAGACATATCAGTCGTCATCAAGCTGTGTCACGGTAGATATATCAGTCGTCATCAAGCTGTGTCACAGTAGACATATCAATCGTCATCAAGCTGTAATATATCAGCCGTCATCAAGCTGTATAAGGTATACATATCAGTCGTCATCAAGCTGTGTCACGGTAGACATATCAGCCGTCATCAAGCTGT encodes the following:
- the LOC130053800 gene encoding uncharacterized protein LOC130053800 isoform X1 yields the protein MLQKTPITINSLTAVLRSKGQLTKSFKSHRMLKMRLRQTFMIKEIIYQQRMCDTANDCYDNECCVSDVQPIGKRQIRHNNGHCVPMGRIGDGCMVKFGNTTSRPSHMVLACPCTPGLYCHGDHRYEVPLGEIGHCSTP
- the LOC130053800 gene encoding uncharacterized protein LOC130053800 isoform X3: MMHTLHVLTLAICIGLCYTFMIKEIIYQQRMCDTANDCYDNECCVSDVQPIGKRQIRHNNGHCVPMGRIGDGCMVKFGNTTSRPSHMVLACPCTPGLYCHGDHRYEVPLGEIGHCSTP
- the LOC130053800 gene encoding uncharacterized protein LOC130053800 isoform X2 — its product is MLQKTPITINSLTAVLRSKGQLTKSFKSHRMLKMRLRQEIIYQQRMCDTANDCYDNECCVSDVQPIGKRQIRHNNGHCVPMGRIGDGCMVKFGNTTSRPSHMVLACPCTPGLYCHGDHRYEVPLGEIGHCSTP